Proteins encoded in a region of the Streptomyces violaceoruber genome:
- a CDS encoding cytochrome P450 family protein yields the protein MTAPTYEELAALRAVGAVHRVFVPGSGESRLVVTRDAARTALTDPRLRNDIRHSASWDSDGGHAIGHNMLQSDPPQHTRLRRLVAGHFTPGRTAALRPRVERIAHGLLDALPPAGTADLVARYALPLPVTVICELLGVPESDRGTFHTWSNELVMPTSPEAAGSAATALTGYLTELTDAKRRTPDGTLLGDLVAAADSGELTPGELLGMAFLILVAGHETTVNLISATVHGLLTHPGQLARLRAEPELTEAAVEESLRYHSPVHASAFRFAAEPLELAGTAIAAGDPVLVSLAAASRDPAHFPDPDRFDIGRRPRGHLGFGHGPHHCLGAPLARVEAAVAVRLLLDRHPALALAADPATLTWRTSTLLRGLVELPVRLG from the coding sequence ATGACCGCGCCCACCTATGAGGAACTGGCCGCCCTGCGGGCCGTGGGCGCCGTGCACCGGGTGTTCGTGCCGGGCAGCGGGGAGAGCCGGCTGGTGGTGACGCGCGACGCGGCACGGACCGCCCTCACCGACCCGCGGCTGCGCAACGACATCCGGCACTCCGCTTCCTGGGACAGCGACGGCGGGCACGCCATCGGCCACAACATGCTCCAGAGCGACCCGCCGCAGCACACCCGTCTGCGCCGGCTGGTCGCCGGACACTTCACGCCGGGACGGACCGCCGCCCTGCGCCCGCGCGTCGAGCGCATCGCGCACGGCCTGCTGGACGCGCTGCCGCCGGCGGGCACGGCCGACCTGGTCGCCCGGTACGCGCTGCCGCTGCCGGTCACGGTGATCTGCGAGCTGCTGGGCGTCCCGGAGAGCGACCGCGGAACCTTCCACACCTGGTCGAACGAGCTGGTCATGCCCACTTCGCCCGAGGCGGCCGGGTCGGCGGCGACCGCGCTGACCGGCTACCTCACCGAGCTGACCGACGCCAAGCGCCGCACCCCGGACGGCACGCTGCTCGGCGATCTGGTCGCCGCCGCCGACAGCGGCGAACTCACCCCCGGCGAACTGCTCGGCATGGCCTTCCTGATCCTGGTCGCGGGGCACGAGACGACCGTCAACCTGATCTCCGCCACCGTGCACGGCCTGCTCACCCACCCCGGCCAGCTCGCCCGACTGCGCGCCGAGCCGGAGCTGACCGAGGCCGCCGTGGAGGAGTCGCTGCGGTACCACTCGCCCGTTCATGCCTCCGCGTTCCGTTTCGCGGCCGAGCCGTTGGAGCTGGCGGGCACCGCGATCGCGGCGGGCGACCCGGTGCTCGTCTCCCTCGCCGCCGCCTCCCGCGACCCGGCGCACTTCCCCGACCCCGACCGCTTCGACATCGGCCGCCGCCCGCGGGGCCACCTCGGCTTCGGCCACGGCCCGCACCACTGCCTGGGCGCCCCGCTGGCCCGCGTCGAGGCCGCCGTCGCCGTACGCCTGCTGCTCGACCGGCATCCCGCGCTCGCGCTCGCCGCCGACCCGGCGACGCTCACCTGGCGCACCAGCACCCTGCTGCGGGGGCTGGTGGAACTGCCGGTGCGGCTCGGCTGA
- a CDS encoding hemolysin family protein, with protein sequence MTEVLLLLLALLLTLACALFVAAEFSLTTVERSDLERAAESGERGADGALRAVRSLTLQLSGAQLGITVTSLVIGMLAEPSIAVLLRGPLTAMGLGGAASTVATLLGVVLSTVVLMVVGELVPKNWAISRPLAVAKVVAGPQRGFTTAFGPFIRHLNNTANRFVRRFGLEPAEELASVRSAEELVALAQHSAAEGALEADSAELFVRTLHLSELTAENVMTPRVDVKALEAHATAADAANLSHATGLSRFPVYRDSLDEVVGTVHIRDVLALEPEKRRATPVTELATAPLLVPDSLPADRLLERMRASRTMAVVIDEYGGTAGVATVEDIVEEVVGEVRDEHDPVEIPDLLPAPADPDGRAAWEADGSLRLDHLERIGLTAPEGPYETLAGLVATHLTRIPAKGDVVALDGWRIDVLDVDHHRADRLRVTAPVPDDARSAYARQPVGDRSARDERELAR encoded by the coding sequence GTGACCGAGGTCCTGCTGCTCCTGCTGGCCCTCCTCCTCACCCTGGCCTGCGCGCTCTTCGTCGCGGCCGAGTTCTCCCTCACCACCGTCGAGCGCTCCGACCTGGAGCGTGCCGCCGAGTCCGGTGAGCGCGGCGCGGACGGCGCCCTGCGGGCCGTACGCTCCCTGACCCTCCAGCTGTCCGGCGCCCAGCTCGGCATCACGGTGACCTCGCTGGTCATCGGCATGCTGGCCGAGCCGTCGATCGCGGTGCTGCTGCGCGGCCCGCTGACGGCGATGGGCCTGGGCGGCGCCGCCTCGACGGTGGCGACCCTGCTCGGCGTGGTGCTCTCCACCGTCGTCCTGATGGTCGTCGGCGAGCTGGTCCCCAAGAACTGGGCGATCTCCCGCCCGCTGGCCGTCGCGAAGGTCGTCGCGGGCCCGCAGCGCGGCTTCACCACCGCCTTCGGCCCCTTCATCCGGCACCTGAACAACACGGCGAACCGGTTCGTGCGCCGCTTCGGCCTGGAACCGGCCGAGGAGCTGGCGTCCGTCCGCAGCGCCGAGGAGCTGGTCGCCCTCGCCCAGCACTCGGCCGCGGAGGGCGCCCTGGAGGCGGACTCGGCCGAGCTGTTCGTCCGTACGCTGCACCTGAGCGAGCTGACCGCGGAGAACGTCATGACGCCGCGCGTGGACGTCAAGGCCCTGGAGGCCCACGCCACCGCCGCCGACGCCGCGAACCTCTCGCACGCCACCGGCCTGTCCCGCTTCCCGGTCTACCGGGACAGCCTGGACGAGGTCGTCGGCACCGTCCACATCCGCGACGTGCTGGCCCTGGAGCCGGAGAAGCGCCGGGCCACCCCCGTCACCGAGCTGGCCACCGCGCCGCTCCTGGTGCCGGACAGCCTGCCCGCCGACCGCCTCCTGGAGCGCATGCGCGCCAGCCGCACCATGGCCGTCGTCATCGACGAGTACGGCGGCACGGCGGGCGTGGCGACCGTCGAGGACATCGTCGAGGAGGTCGTCGGCGAGGTGCGCGACGAGCACGACCCGGTCGAGATACCGGACCTGCTGCCCGCCCCCGCGGACCCCGACGGCCGCGCGGCCTGGGAGGCCGACGGCTCGCTGCGCCTGGACCACCTGGAGCGCATCGGCCTGACCGCGCCGGAGGGACCGTACGAGACCCTGGCCGGCCTGGTCGCCACCCACCTGACACGCATCCCCGCCAAGGGTGACGTGGTCGCCCTGGACGGCTGGCGCATCGACGTCCTCGACGTCGACCACCACCGCGCCGACCGCCTCCGCGTCACGGCCCCCGTGCCGGACGACGCCCGGTCGGCCTACGCGCGGCAGCCGGTCGGCGACCGGTCGGCACGGGACGAGCGGGAGCTGGCCCGATGA
- a CDS encoding twin-arginine translocase TatA/TatE family subunit, with the protein MFGLSELAIILVVVAAVLAVKKLPELTRSAGKSARILKSEARAARDADEPGTPRVIPGETVGREDTGTGNDTGTGTGTGPRG; encoded by the coding sequence GTGTTCGGACTCAGCGAGCTCGCGATCATTCTCGTCGTCGTCGCGGCCGTCCTGGCCGTCAAGAAGCTCCCCGAGCTGACCCGCTCGGCGGGCAAGTCGGCCCGCATCCTCAAGTCCGAGGCCCGCGCGGCCAGGGACGCGGACGAACCGGGGACGCCGCGCGTCATCCCGGGGGAGACGGTCGGGCGCGAGGACACCGGCACCGGTAACGACACCGGCACCGGCACGGGTACCGGCCCCCGGGGCTGA
- a CDS encoding penicillin-binding transpeptidase domain-containing protein, giving the protein MPDAPPFTSPRRRRPRNGVRAVAAVGVVLAIAAGGSYAAGFGPFARGDDGPDPAATEQARAFLADWAAGRLPSAAARTTEPGKAQEVLQSFTAGLDIEKPKLTAAADGVKEGEDGTLGIPFTARMPVTGLGTWTYESELPLREQDGGGWKVDWRLSLVHPRLSETEKFRLEREESAPPKVTDRAGVSLVGAEYPSLSPLLGRLAGDAGGGGPRGAVELVDRASGETVRTEASFGKEPDPATADRPVRTTLDAGWQAAAEKALGKADGKNASLVALRVDNGEVLALANSPSSGFNRAASGTYAPGSTWKIVTSSALLLKDAVAPDDVVDCPKYLTVGKEFHNVETSEHPGATFRKDFTESCNTAFIGLRGKLDDGELGKVARTYFGVGQEWHIGIPTYDGSVPEPKDETEKAASMIGQGRVQANPLIMASVTATAVSGEFHQPSVTAGNEDETRTEPLPDEVVSQLRGLMRATVTEGTARVLADLPGEIGAKTGTAEVSDDQDNNGWLVAHRGNVAVAVVVEEGVTGGGSAGPIVHSLLSAVPEDPA; this is encoded by the coding sequence ATGCCCGACGCTCCCCCCTTCACCTCTCCCCGCCGCCGCAGGCCCCGCAACGGCGTGCGGGCCGTCGCCGCCGTGGGCGTCGTCCTCGCGATCGCCGCGGGCGGCTCGTACGCCGCCGGGTTCGGCCCCTTCGCGCGCGGCGACGACGGACCCGACCCCGCCGCGACGGAGCAGGCGCGCGCCTTCCTCGCCGACTGGGCCGCCGGGCGGCTGCCGAGCGCGGCCGCACGCACCACCGAGCCCGGCAAGGCGCAGGAGGTGCTGCAGAGCTTCACCGCGGGACTCGACATCGAGAAACCGAAGCTGACGGCGGCGGCCGACGGCGTGAAGGAGGGCGAGGACGGCACCCTCGGCATCCCCTTCACCGCCCGGATGCCGGTCACCGGCCTGGGCACCTGGACGTACGAGTCGGAGCTGCCGCTGCGCGAGCAGGACGGCGGCGGCTGGAAGGTGGACTGGCGGCTGTCGCTGGTGCATCCGCGGCTGAGCGAGACGGAGAAGTTCCGCCTGGAGCGCGAGGAGAGCGCCCCGCCCAAGGTCACGGACCGCGCGGGGGTCTCGCTCGTGGGCGCCGAGTACCCGTCCCTGTCCCCGCTTTTGGGCCGGCTCGCCGGTGACGCGGGCGGCGGCGGTCCGCGCGGCGCGGTCGAGCTGGTGGACCGGGCCAGCGGCGAGACCGTGCGCACCGAGGCGTCCTTCGGCAAGGAGCCCGACCCGGCGACGGCGGACCGGCCCGTGCGCACCACCCTGGACGCCGGCTGGCAGGCGGCCGCCGAGAAGGCCCTCGGGAAGGCCGACGGCAAGAACGCCTCCCTCGTCGCCCTGCGCGTCGACAACGGCGAGGTGCTCGCCCTCGCCAACTCGCCCTCCTCGGGCTTCAACCGGGCCGCCTCCGGCACCTACGCGCCCGGCTCCACCTGGAAGATCGTCACCAGCAGCGCCCTGCTGCTCAAGGACGCGGTCGCGCCCGACGACGTCGTGGACTGCCCCAAGTACCTGACGGTCGGCAAGGAGTTCCACAACGTGGAGACCTCCGAACACCCCGGCGCCACCTTCCGCAAGGACTTCACCGAGTCCTGCAACACCGCCTTCATCGGCCTGCGCGGCAAGCTCGACGACGGGGAGCTGGGGAAGGTCGCCCGCACCTACTTCGGGGTCGGCCAGGAGTGGCACATCGGCATCCCGACGTACGACGGCTCGGTGCCGGAGCCCAAGGACGAGACGGAGAAGGCGGCGTCGATGATCGGGCAGGGCCGGGTCCAGGCCAACCCCCTGATCATGGCGTCGGTGACGGCCACCGCGGTCTCCGGAGAGTTCCACCAGCCGTCCGTCACCGCGGGCAACGAGGACGAGACCCGCACCGAGCCGCTGCCCGACGAGGTCGTCAGCCAGTTGCGCGGGCTGATGCGGGCCACCGTCACCGAAGGGACCGCGCGCGTCCTGGCCGACCTGCCGGGTGAGATCGGCGCCAAGACCGGCACCGCCGAGGTCTCCGACGACCAGGACAACAACGGCTGGCTCGTCGCCCACCGGGGCAACGTCGCCGTCGCCGTGGTCGTCGAGGAGGGCGTCACCGGCGGCGGCTCGGCGGGGCCGATCGTGCACAGCCTGCTGTCGGCCGTTCCGGAGGACCCTGCCTGA
- a CDS encoding LysR family transcriptional regulator — protein sequence MDLVRHLECFVAVAEESHFGRAATRLGMAQPPLSQRIQRLEKELGVRLFERTSRQVAITEAGTLLLAEARELLARAESLRTAARRIRDGESGLLRAALSPDISGETVAALLADFRRRHAGLELELHELTTAQQLAGFAAHELDVGLIHHPCDVTGLELGPVLRRDLGVLLPRGAPQTELDAVPLAALTGYDLVLFPRADAPAVYDDLLTACARGGYTPAAVRHGQGASFVRGLVLSSGAVALGPRDTRLVAPGDQDLVWRPLAGAAPAWRHSAAWPKGRGDAAVGAFADAATHALRTTAGAHSEAPARPLHLRPASEYWL from the coding sequence GTGGACCTGGTGCGGCACCTGGAGTGCTTTGTGGCTGTTGCAGAAGAGTCACACTTCGGGCGTGCCGCCACCCGGCTCGGCATGGCCCAGCCGCCCCTGTCGCAGCGCATCCAGCGGCTGGAGAAGGAGCTGGGCGTCCGGCTCTTCGAGCGCACCAGCCGCCAGGTGGCGATCACCGAGGCGGGCACGCTGCTGCTCGCCGAGGCCCGCGAGCTGCTGGCCCGCGCCGAGTCACTGCGGACCGCGGCCCGCCGCATCCGGGACGGCGAGAGCGGTCTGCTGCGCGCCGCCCTGTCCCCCGACATCTCCGGCGAGACCGTCGCCGCGCTGCTGGCCGACTTCCGCCGCCGGCACGCGGGCCTCGAACTGGAGCTGCACGAGCTGACCACCGCCCAGCAGCTCGCCGGGTTCGCCGCCCACGAGCTGGACGTCGGCCTCATCCACCACCCGTGCGACGTCACCGGCCTGGAACTGGGCCCGGTGCTCCGCCGCGACCTCGGCGTCCTGCTGCCGCGCGGCGCGCCCCAGACGGAGCTGGACGCCGTGCCGCTCGCCGCCCTCACCGGCTACGACCTGGTCCTCTTCCCGCGCGCCGACGCGCCGGCGGTCTACGACGACCTGCTCACCGCCTGCGCCCGGGGCGGCTACACACCCGCCGCGGTACGGCACGGCCAGGGGGCCAGCTTCGTCCGCGGCCTGGTCCTGTCGTCCGGGGCCGTCGCCCTCGGCCCCCGCGACACCCGGCTCGTGGCCCCCGGCGACCAGGACCTGGTCTGGCGCCCGCTGGCCGGGGCCGCGCCCGCCTGGCGGCACTCCGCGGCCTGGCCCAAGGGGCGCGGCGACGCCGCCGTCGGCGCCTTCGCCGACGCGGCCACCCACGCCCTGCGCACCACGGCCGGCGCCCACTCCGAGGCACCCGCCCGGCCCCTGCACCTTCGCCCGGCATCGGAGTACTGGCTTTGA
- a CDS encoding sporulation protein — protein MVFKRLLGSLGVGGPTVDTTLAPGAARPGGTLSGRVRLVGGTVGHDVEHVALELVARVETGDGEHGDGEGVVVFGRHTVGGPFRLAAGEETSIPFTVTLPWETPATELYGRQLGVVLGVRTELAVAGVRDSGDLDPFAVAPLPAQEAVLEALGRLGCGFRSAGLEYGRIGGTGQQLPFHQEIELTPPPRYAHQADEIELTFLAVPGALEVVLEADKRGGPLSDGHGGHDALSRFTVPHEGPAGPRDWTALVDGWMRELVEHRASYGSHAVFGHDAGVGAPVMAGAAGIAGGMVAAEVVDEAGDFFEGDSGDGEG, from the coding sequence ATGGTGTTCAAGCGGCTGCTCGGTTCCCTCGGCGTGGGCGGGCCCACGGTGGACACGACGCTCGCCCCGGGCGCCGCCCGGCCGGGAGGCACCCTGTCGGGCCGGGTCCGCCTCGTCGGCGGCACCGTCGGCCACGACGTCGAGCACGTCGCGCTGGAGCTGGTGGCCCGCGTGGAGACCGGGGACGGCGAGCACGGTGACGGCGAGGGCGTCGTCGTCTTCGGCCGGCACACCGTGGGCGGGCCCTTCCGGCTCGCGGCGGGCGAGGAGACGAGCATCCCGTTCACGGTGACGCTGCCCTGGGAGACCCCGGCCACCGAGCTGTACGGGCGGCAGCTGGGCGTCGTGCTCGGCGTGCGCACCGAGCTGGCGGTCGCCGGGGTCCGGGACAGCGGGGACCTGGACCCGTTCGCCGTGGCGCCGCTCCCGGCGCAGGAGGCCGTCCTGGAGGCCCTCGGCCGGCTCGGCTGCGGCTTCCGCTCCGCCGGCCTGGAGTACGGCCGCATCGGCGGCACCGGGCAGCAGCTGCCCTTCCACCAGGAGATCGAACTGACCCCGCCCCCGCGCTACGCCCACCAGGCCGACGAGATCGAGCTGACCTTCCTGGCCGTACCCGGCGCCCTCGAGGTGGTGCTGGAGGCGGACAAGCGGGGCGGCCCGCTCTCCGACGGCCACGGCGGCCACGACGCGCTCAGCCGCTTCACCGTCCCGCACGAGGGCCCCGCCGGACCGCGGGACTGGACCGCCCTCGTCGACGGCTGGATGCGGGAGCTGGTCGAGCACCGGGCGTCGTACGGCTCCCACGCGGTGTTCGGCCACGACGCCGGGGTCGGTGCGCCCGTCATGGCCGGGGCCGCGGGGATCGCCGGGGGAATGGTGGCGGCCGAAGTCGTCGACGAGGCGGGGGACTTCTTCGAGGGCGACTCCGGCGACGGGGAAGGCTGA
- a CDS encoding TetR/AcrR family transcriptional regulator gives MTVGARDGAPRQRRDARRNRELLLEAAHEVFTEQGLDAALDVIARRAGVGNATLYRHFPTRAALVDAVFRDSLTGTMDAGERARKAPDAWAGLTGYLEVVFGALAADRGSNDLMTTHLRGVDSLEAVHEHNRRTVDTLLTRLRDEGTVRADVTTEDVLFGLAALGRAVPALTAATAATAAAASAPAAETAPDAWRRPLALFLGGLRAAPAAASLPAPALTAAELGEVLRELGPHRTRAGDREPRA, from the coding sequence ATGACCGTCGGCGCACGCGACGGAGCGCCCCGGCAGCGACGCGACGCGCGGCGCAACCGGGAGCTTCTGCTGGAGGCGGCCCACGAGGTGTTCACCGAGCAGGGGCTGGACGCGGCGCTGGACGTGATCGCGCGCCGGGCGGGGGTCGGCAACGCGACGCTCTACCGCCACTTCCCCACCCGAGCCGCCCTGGTGGACGCCGTGTTCCGGGACTCGCTGACCGGCACGATGGACGCCGGGGAGCGGGCCAGGAAGGCGCCGGACGCGTGGGCCGGGCTCACCGGCTATCTGGAGGTGGTCTTCGGCGCCCTGGCCGCGGACCGGGGCTCCAACGACCTCATGACCACGCACCTGCGGGGCGTCGACAGCCTGGAGGCCGTGCACGAGCACAACCGCCGGACCGTGGACACGCTGCTGACCCGTCTGCGCGACGAGGGCACCGTCCGCGCCGACGTCACCACCGAGGACGTCCTGTTCGGGCTCGCGGCGCTCGGCCGTGCCGTCCCGGCACTGACGGCGGCGACCGCGGCCACGGCGGCCGCCGCGTCCGCGCCCGCGGCCGAAACCGCGCCGGACGCCTGGCGCCGTCCCCTCGCCCTGTTCCTGGGCGGCCTGCGCGCCGCACCGGCCGCCGCGTCCCTGCCCGCGCCCGCGCTCACCGCCGCCGAACTCGGCGAGGTCCTGCGCGAACTGGGCCCGCACCGCACCCGCGCCGGGGACCGCGAGCCCCGCGCGTGA
- a CDS encoding alpha/beta hydrolase family esterase has translation MRSFRDRDRDPALRARRWAGGLALALVLPLAGCATGTGTGTGTDGDADSGRPGASSTAPAPFATAAPEVRAQLRVDGDVRQYLLHRPPAPAADGPRPLLVAFHGRGADAAELRAKTRLERAATARGMLVAFPEGLGRGWGAGTRATKQRPDPGLDVRFTEALIKHLVRTERADPGQVYVAGFSNGGSMALRMAAERPALLAGAASVSGQLPTGDAAVEPTGPVPVMVVYGADDPVRPLAGLPSPPPDPKEPILPTRSARDSAAAFAAAGGAGEPVTRQQKGYERTVWRLGKEASGGSRRPDGTVQLLVVDDAGHTWPGSTVPPPEGFGPVSRALDATDTILDFLTGPGR, from the coding sequence ATGCGCTCCTTCCGTGACCGTGACCGTGACCCCGCGCTCCGCGCCCGTCGGTGGGCCGGCGGGCTCGCCCTCGCCCTCGTCCTCCCCCTGGCCGGCTGCGCCACCGGCACCGGCACCGGCACCGGCACCGACGGCGACGCCGATTCCGGGCGCCCGGGAGCGTCGTCGACGGCCCCCGCCCCCTTTGCCACCGCGGCGCCGGAGGTCCGCGCCCAGCTCCGGGTGGACGGCGACGTCCGCCAGTACCTCCTGCACCGGCCCCCCGCCCCGGCCGCCGACGGCCCGCGGCCCCTCCTCGTCGCCTTCCACGGCCGCGGCGCCGACGCCGCCGAACTGCGGGCGAAGACCCGGCTGGAGCGGGCCGCCACCGCGCGCGGCATGCTCGTCGCCTTTCCCGAGGGCCTCGGCCGCGGCTGGGGCGCGGGCACACGGGCGACGAAGCAGCGCCCGGACCCCGGCCTGGACGTGCGGTTCACCGAGGCGCTGATCAAGCACCTGGTCCGCACCGAGCGGGCCGACCCCGGTCAGGTCTACGTCGCCGGGTTCTCCAACGGCGGCTCGATGGCCCTGCGCATGGCCGCCGAACGCCCCGCGCTGCTGGCGGGTGCCGCCTCGGTCTCCGGCCAGCTCCCCACGGGCGACGCCGCGGTGGAGCCGACCGGGCCCGTCCCGGTCATGGTCGTCTACGGCGCCGACGACCCCGTACGGCCCCTCGCGGGTCTCCCCTCCCCGCCGCCGGACCCAAAGGAGCCGATCCTGCCGACCCGGTCGGCGCGGGACAGTGCGGCGGCGTTCGCGGCGGCCGGGGGCGCGGGCGAGCCGGTCACGCGGCAGCAGAAGGGCTACGAACGGACGGTGTGGCGGCTCGGGAAGGAGGCTTCCGGCGGCTCCCGGCGGCCCGACGGCACCGTGCAGCTCCTCGTCGTCGACGACGCCGGTCACACCTGGCCGGGCTCGACGGTCCCGCCGCCCGAGGGGTTCGGCCCCGTCAGCAGGGCCCTCGACGCCACCGACACGATCCTCGACTTCCTCACCGGCCCCGGCCGCTGA
- a CDS encoding tellurite resistance TerB family protein encodes MALWDRFKESASQMQTQLVAKKNDLKSGAFRDASMAMCALVAAADGTVDASERQRVAQLISTNEVLQNFPADDLRRRFEENLDKLTADFAFGKVGILQEIAKAKKKPAEARAVVQIGIVIGGADGDFDKDERAVVREACYALDLPPHEFDL; translated from the coding sequence ATGGCCCTGTGGGACCGCTTCAAGGAGTCCGCGTCGCAGATGCAGACGCAGCTCGTGGCGAAGAAGAACGACCTCAAGAGCGGCGCCTTCCGCGACGCGAGCATGGCGATGTGCGCGCTGGTCGCCGCGGCCGACGGCACCGTCGACGCCTCGGAGCGGCAGCGGGTCGCCCAGCTGATCTCGACCAACGAGGTGCTGCAGAACTTCCCCGCCGACGACCTGCGCCGCCGCTTCGAGGAGAACCTGGACAAGCTGACCGCCGACTTCGCCTTCGGCAAGGTCGGCATCCTCCAGGAGATCGCCAAGGCGAAGAAGAAGCCCGCCGAGGCACGGGCCGTGGTCCAGATCGGCATCGTGATCGGCGGCGCCGACGGTGACTTCGACAAGGACGAGCGCGCCGTGGTCCGCGAGGCGTGCTACGCGCTCGACCTGCCGCCGCACGAGTTCGACCTCTGA
- a CDS encoding hemolysin family protein has protein sequence MTVVQLFVGALTLLTNAFFVGAEFAMISVRRSQIEPRAKTGDKRARMTLWGLQHISQMMATAQLGITVSSLVLGAVAEPAIAHLMEPVFEAVHMPHALVHPVAFAIALTLATYLHMLIGEMIPKNIALAAPATTALLLGPPLVALTRALKPVVFGINAFANTLLKLLRVEPKDEVEAVFTDDQLARMVVDASEAGLLTPADGERLRDALELGTRPVGEILVPAQKMRTVPHTVTPAQLERMAADAGYSRFPVTGPGGTVLGYLHIKDTLGLTDRESPFPRTALHRVTRVRIDTPLDDTLTALRTEDSHLAAVTGETGSVLGFVTMEDVLTELVGPTTPVAS, from the coding sequence ATGACCGTCGTACAGCTCTTCGTCGGCGCGCTGACGCTGCTGACCAACGCGTTCTTCGTGGGCGCCGAGTTCGCCATGATCTCGGTGCGCCGCAGCCAGATCGAGCCGCGCGCGAAGACGGGCGACAAGCGCGCCCGGATGACCCTGTGGGGCCTGCAGCACATCTCCCAGATGATGGCCACGGCCCAGCTCGGCATCACCGTCTCCTCCCTGGTGCTCGGCGCGGTCGCGGAGCCGGCCATCGCGCACCTGATGGAGCCGGTGTTCGAGGCGGTCCACATGCCGCACGCGCTGGTCCACCCGGTGGCCTTCGCCATCGCCCTCACCCTGGCGACGTATCTCCACATGCTGATCGGCGAGATGATCCCGAAGAACATCGCGCTGGCCGCCCCGGCGACCACCGCGCTGCTCCTCGGCCCGCCGCTGGTCGCCCTCACCCGGGCCCTGAAGCCGGTCGTCTTCGGCATCAACGCCTTCGCCAACACGCTCCTCAAGCTGCTGCGGGTGGAGCCGAAGGACGAGGTCGAGGCCGTCTTCACCGACGACCAGCTGGCCCGCATGGTGGTCGACGCCAGCGAGGCCGGACTACTCACCCCGGCCGACGGCGAGCGCCTGCGCGACGCGCTGGAGCTGGGCACCCGGCCGGTCGGCGAGATCCTGGTCCCGGCCCAGAAGATGCGCACCGTCCCGCACACGGTCACCCCGGCCCAGCTGGAACGCATGGCCGCCGACGCGGGCTACTCCCGCTTCCCGGTCACCGGCCCCGGCGGCACGGTCCTCGGCTACCTGCACATCAAGGACACCCTGGGCCTGACCGACCGCGAGAGCCCCTTCCCGCGCACGGCCCTGCACCGCGTCACCCGCGTCCGCATCGACACCCCCCTGGACGACACCCTCACCGCCCTGCGCACCGAGGACAGTCACCTGGCCGCCGTCACCGGCGAGACGGGCTCGGTCCTGGGCTTCGTCACGATGGAGGACGTCCTGACGGAACTGGTGGGCCCGACGACGCCGGTGGCGTCGTAA